The proteins below are encoded in one region of Engystomops pustulosus chromosome 8, aEngPut4.maternal, whole genome shotgun sequence:
- the LOC140076233 gene encoding hemoglobin subunit beta-2-like has protein sequence MVHWTAEERAAITSTWSKVNVEKDGQETLARLLVVYPWTQRYFSSFGNLSNATAINGNAKVKAHGKKVLTAVGSAIQHLDDVKHHLAALSKSHAQELHVDPENFKRLGEVLVVVLATKLGSAFTPEVQAAWEKFVNVLVAALSHGYF, from the exons ATGGTTCATTGGACTGCTGAAGAGAGAGCCGCCATCACCTCCACATGGAGCAAGGTCAATGTTGAGAAGGACGGCCAAGAGACCCTGGCCAG GCTGCTTGTTGTATATCCCTGGACCCAGAGATATTTCAGCTCTTTTGGAAACCTCTCCAATGCCACCGCCATCAATGGCAATGCCAAAGTGAAGGCTCATGGCAAGAAGGTGCTGACAGCTGTTGGCAGTGCCATCCAGCACTTGGATGATGTCAAGCATCACCTGGCTGCCCTCAGCAAGTCCCATGCCCAGGAGCTCCATGTGGACCCCGAGAACTTCAAG CGTTTGGGAGAAGTTCTGGTCGTCGTCTTGGCCACCAAGTTGGGATCTGCCTTCACCCCTGAGGTCCAGGCTGCCTGGGAGAAGTTTGTCAATGTCCTGGTGGCTGCTCTGAGCCATGGATATTTCTAA
- the LOC140076232 gene encoding hemoglobin subunit beta-2-like — protein MVHWTAEERAAITSTWSKVNVEKDGQETLARLLVVYPWTQRYFSSFGNLSNATAINGNAKVKAHGKKVLTAVGSAIQHLDDVKHHLAALSKSHAQELHVDPENFKRLGEVLVIVLATKLGSAFTPQVQAAWEKFINVLVAALSHGYF, from the exons ATGGTTCATTGGACTGCTGAAGAGAGAGCCGCCATTACCTCCACATGGAGCAAGGTCAATGTTGAGAAGGACGGCCAAGAGACCCTGGCCAG GCTGCTTGTTGTGTACCCCTGGACCCAGAGATACTTTAGCTCTTTTGGAAACCTCTCCAATGCCACCGCCATCAATGGCAATGCCAAGGTGAAGGCTCATGGCAAGAAGGTGCTGACAGCTGTTGGCAGTGCCATCCAGCACCTGGATGATGTCAAGCATCACCTGGCTGCCCTCAGCAAGTCCCATGCCCAGGAGCTCCATGTGGACCCCGAGAACTTCAAG CGTCTGGGAGAAGTCCTGGTCATTGTCTTGGCAACCAAGTTGGGATCTGCCTTCACCCCTCAGGTCCAGGCTGCCTGGGAGAAGTTCATCAATGTCCTGGTGGCTGCTCTGAGCCACGGATATTTCTAA